In Rhizobium sp. ARZ01, a genomic segment contains:
- a CDS encoding aldehyde dehydrogenase family protein, which produces MTMIKCISPVDGSVYAEREAMPLEAAKDVVARARKAQKAWARRPLEDRIQLVLKGVARLNEMAGDVVPELAWQMGRPVRYGGEFKGFNERSNYVAEIAGSSLAPIVIEESARFERRIEREPHGVVFVIAPWNYPYMTAINTIAPALMAGNTVIIKHAAQTLLVGERMVRAFVEAGVPDDVFQNVFLDHDTTSALIAAKSFDFVNFTGSVQGGRAIEHAAAGTFTPLGLELGGKDPGYVMEDADLDAAVDTLMDGATYNSGQCCCGIERIYVHESLYDAFVEKSVAWVSNYKLGNPLDQETTLGPMANKRFAAVVREQVADAVARGAKALVDPKLFPQDDGGAYLAPQVLVNVDHSMPFMKEETFGPAVGIMKVKNDAEALELMNDCQYGLTVSLWTKDAERAARLGRDLETGTVFMNRADYLDPALCWTGVKETGRGGSLSVIGFHNLTRPKSYHLRKALA; this is translated from the coding sequence ATGACCATGATCAAATGCATTTCACCCGTCGATGGCTCGGTCTATGCCGAGCGCGAGGCGATGCCGCTCGAGGCGGCGAAGGATGTTGTCGCGCGGGCGCGCAAGGCGCAGAAGGCCTGGGCCAGGCGACCGCTGGAAGACCGGATCCAACTCGTGCTGAAAGGCGTCGCCCGGCTGAACGAGATGGCCGGCGATGTCGTGCCGGAGCTTGCCTGGCAGATGGGGCGCCCGGTGCGCTACGGCGGCGAATTCAAGGGGTTCAATGAGCGCTCCAACTATGTCGCCGAGATTGCAGGATCCTCGCTCGCACCGATCGTGATCGAGGAGAGCGCGCGCTTCGAGCGCCGCATCGAGCGCGAGCCGCATGGCGTCGTCTTCGTCATCGCGCCGTGGAACTATCCCTATATGACCGCGATCAACACGATTGCCCCGGCGCTGATGGCCGGCAACACGGTCATCATCAAGCATGCTGCCCAGACCCTGCTCGTCGGCGAGCGCATGGTGCGCGCCTTCGTCGAAGCGGGCGTACCGGATGACGTGTTCCAGAACGTCTTCCTTGACCACGACACGACATCGGCGTTGATCGCGGCCAAGAGCTTCGACTTCGTCAACTTCACCGGGTCGGTCCAGGGCGGGCGCGCGATCGAGCATGCCGCCGCCGGCACCTTCACCCCGCTCGGTCTCGAGCTGGGCGGCAAGGATCCCGGCTATGTGATGGAGGACGCCGATCTCGACGCTGCGGTCGACACCCTGATGGACGGCGCCACCTACAACTCGGGCCAGTGCTGCTGCGGCATCGAACGCATCTATGTGCACGAGTCTCTCTATGACGCGTTCGTGGAGAAGTCGGTCGCCTGGGTATCGAACTACAAGCTCGGCAATCCGCTCGATCAGGAAACGACACTCGGCCCGATGGCAAACAAGCGCTTTGCCGCGGTCGTGCGCGAGCAAGTGGCCGATGCAGTAGCTCGCGGTGCCAAGGCGCTGGTCGATCCAAAACTGTTCCCGCAGGACGACGGCGGCGCCTACCTTGCCCCGCAGGTACTGGTGAACGTCGACCATTCCATGCCGTTCATGAAGGAAGAGACCTTCGGTCCGGCTGTTGGCATTATGAAGGTCAAGAACGACGCCGAAGCGCTCGAACTGATGAACGATTGCCAGTACGGCCTAACCGTTTCGCTCTGGACCAAGGATGCGGAGCGCGCAGCCCGCCTCGGACGTGACCTAGAAACCGGGACCGTCTTCATGAACCGCGCCGACTATCTCGATCCGGCACTCTGCTGGACCGGCGTGAAGGAAACCGGCCGCGGCGGTTCGCTCTCCGTCATCGGCTTCCACAATCTCACCCGCCCGAAATCCTACCACCTCAGGAAAGCGCTCGCATGA
- a CDS encoding amino acid permease: MSDYSDLDKKADMHVLHSMGYAQELERRMSQFSNFAVSFSIICILSGGINSLAQATSGAGGAAIGIGWPLGCFVSLVFAVAMAQISSAYPTAGGLYHWGSILGNRFTGWVTAWFNLLGLVTVLGAINVGTYYFFMGSFGTPYFGLEDTTTTRIVFLAIITGAQALVNHMGIGLTAKLTDFSGYLIFATAIALALACLIAADSYEIGRLFTFTNYSGEAGGNVWPETSGTWVFLLGLLLPIYTITGYDASAHTSEETVKAAHSVPRGMVSSVLWSALFGYIMLCSFVLMIPTSVANADGTTTDGMTAAAAQGWNVFFWAMDTQIHPVIKDVLYLAILVAQWLCGLATVTSVSRMIFAFSRDGGLPFSRGLSKVSPAYRTPVAAIWTGSILAVLFVWGSSLVSIGETPVYTIVVSCTVIFLFFSFVIPITLGLFAWGTSKWDNMGPWNLGEGMFKLFAILSIIAMVLIFVIGIQPPNDWALYITVGFLVLTAIIWFGLENRRFKGPPIGDEVARRQAEIAAAEKAVGEV; the protein is encoded by the coding sequence ATGTCAGACTATTCAGATTTAGACAAGAAAGCGGACATGCATGTCCTGCATTCAATGGGATACGCACAGGAGCTCGAGCGGCGGATGAGCCAGTTCTCGAACTTCGCCGTATCCTTCTCGATCATTTGCATCCTTTCGGGCGGGATCAACTCGCTGGCGCAGGCAACGTCGGGCGCGGGGGGCGCTGCGATCGGCATCGGGTGGCCGCTCGGCTGCTTCGTCTCATTGGTCTTCGCCGTCGCGATGGCACAGATCAGTTCGGCCTATCCGACTGCGGGCGGCCTCTATCACTGGGGCTCGATCCTCGGCAACCGCTTCACCGGCTGGGTTACGGCATGGTTCAACCTGCTCGGCCTTGTTACCGTTCTAGGCGCCATCAACGTTGGCACCTACTACTTCTTCATGGGGTCGTTTGGAACGCCCTATTTCGGGCTCGAGGACACAACCACCACCCGTATCGTGTTCCTGGCGATCATCACCGGCGCGCAGGCGCTCGTGAACCACATGGGTATCGGGCTGACGGCAAAACTGACCGACTTCTCCGGATATCTTATCTTCGCCACCGCGATCGCGCTTGCGCTCGCGTGCCTCATTGCTGCTGACAGCTACGAGATCGGCCGCCTGTTCACCTTCACGAACTACTCGGGCGAAGCGGGCGGAAATGTCTGGCCTGAAACGTCCGGCACCTGGGTTTTCCTGCTCGGCCTTCTGCTGCCGATCTACACGATCACCGGCTACGACGCGTCGGCGCACACCTCGGAAGAAACCGTCAAGGCAGCCCACTCGGTTCCGCGCGGCATGGTCTCTTCCGTGCTCTGGTCGGCTCTGTTCGGCTACATCATGCTGTGCTCCTTCGTACTGATGATCCCGACGTCGGTCGCAAACGCCGACGGCACGACCACCGACGGCATGACCGCCGCCGCCGCGCAGGGCTGGAACGTGTTCTTCTGGGCCATGGACACGCAGATCCATCCGGTGATCAAGGACGTTCTTTACCTCGCCATCCTGGTCGCCCAGTGGCTCTGCGGTCTTGCGACCGTAACCTCGGTGTCGCGCATGATCTTCGCGTTCTCGCGTGACGGCGGCCTGCCGTTCTCGCGTGGCCTTTCGAAGGTCAGTCCGGCCTATCGCACACCGGTTGCTGCGATCTGGACCGGCTCAATCCTGGCTGTCCTGTTCGTCTGGGGCTCTTCGCTTGTCTCGATCGGCGAGACGCCGGTCTATACAATCGTGGTGTCGTGCACCGTCATCTTCCTCTTCTTCTCCTTCGTGATTCCGATCACGCTCGGCCTGTTTGCCTGGGGTACATCGAAGTGGGACAACATGGGGCCATGGAATCTCGGCGAGGGCATGTTCAAGCTGTTCGCGATCCTGTCGATCATCGCGATGGTGCTGATTTTCGTCATCGGCATCCAGCCGCCGAATGACTGGGCGCTCTACATCACCGTGGGCTTCCTGGTTCTGACGGCGATCATCTGGTTCGGCCTCGAAAACCGCCGGTTCAAAGGCCCGCCGATCGGCGACGAGGTTGCTCGCCGCCAGGCCGAGATTGCCGCAGCCGAAAAGGCAGTGGGCGAAGTCTGA
- a CDS encoding N-formylglutamate amidohydrolase codes for MGILTEREGDPVAVENADGRSRFILVCEHASRLMPERLGTLGLSQDALESHIAWDPGALAVARVMAKSLDATLIHQRFSRLAYDCNRPPESPSAMPATSEIYPVPGNAALTDAARMERAEALYFPFRDRIAALLRQRIVEGRAPILVTIHSFTPIYFGEPRPVEVGILHDTDSRLADLMLSAAERTSLYDARRNEPYGPEDGVTHTLKMHGLENGLLNVMIEVRNDLIKDENSQGVMADYLTGLLLESVPLTSKP; via the coding sequence ATGGGAATACTGACCGAACGGGAAGGCGATCCTGTCGCCGTCGAGAATGCCGATGGCCGCAGCCGGTTTATACTGGTGTGCGAGCACGCCTCGCGGCTCATGCCGGAACGGCTCGGTACGCTTGGGCTTTCGCAGGATGCGCTTGAAAGTCACATTGCCTGGGATCCAGGTGCGCTGGCCGTGGCGCGCGTCATGGCAAAGAGCCTCGATGCCACGCTGATTCATCAGCGTTTCTCCCGTCTTGCCTATGACTGTAACCGACCGCCTGAGTCGCCGAGTGCCATGCCGGCGACGAGCGAGATCTACCCAGTGCCGGGCAATGCCGCGCTTACCGATGCCGCTCGAATGGAGCGCGCGGAGGCGCTATACTTTCCCTTTCGCGATCGAATTGCGGCCCTGTTGCGCCAACGAATCGTCGAGGGACGGGCGCCGATCCTCGTCACGATTCACAGCTTTACGCCGATCTACTTCGGCGAGCCGCGGCCCGTGGAGGTCGGTATCCTGCACGATACGGATAGCCGACTGGCCGATCTCATGCTGTCGGCCGCTGAGCGCACTAGTCTCTACGACGCCCGTCGCAACGAGCCTTATGGACCGGAAGACGGAGTCACGCATACGTTGAAAATGCACGGGCTGGAAAACGGCTTGTTGAACGTAATGATCGAGGTCCGCAACGACCTCATCAAGGATGAAAACAGCCAAGGGGTCATGGCTGATTATCTGACGGGGCTGCTGCTGGAAAGCGTGCCGCTCACGTCAAAACCATAA
- a CDS encoding glutamine synthetase family protein → MSASYTFEELKKDVAEGRIDTVLACQVDMQGRLMGKRFHAQYFVDGAYEETHSCNYLLATDMEMETVSGYRSTSWEAGYGDYTMKPDLSTLRRTPWLEGTALVLCDVLDHHTHKEVPHSPRAILKRQVKRLEAMGLKAFMATELEFFLFDQTYDDARESGYRDLRPVSGYNEDYHIFQTTKEEDVMRAIRNGLQGAGIPVENSKGEASAGQEEINVRYADALAMADRHAIIKNACKEIAWQRGKAITFLAKYNYGAAGSSSHVHQSLWSLDGKTPKFYDSEAKYGMSEMMRCYVAGLLNHASEITYFLAPYINSYKRFMAGTFAPTKAVWSKDNRTAGYRLCGEGSKGIRIECRVGGSDLNPYLAMAALIAAGIAGIEGKLELEAPFVGDAYGGKGIREIPKTLRDATDYMTKSKMLREAFGEDVIDHYTRAAEWEQEEYDRRVTDWEVARGFERA, encoded by the coding sequence ATGAGCGCAAGTTATACGTTCGAAGAGCTGAAGAAGGATGTTGCCGAGGGCCGCATCGATACAGTGCTGGCCTGCCAGGTCGACATGCAGGGCCGCCTGATGGGCAAGCGGTTCCATGCCCAGTACTTCGTTGACGGCGCGTACGAGGAAACGCACAGCTGCAACTATCTGCTGGCAACCGACATGGAGATGGAGACTGTCTCCGGCTATCGCTCGACGAGCTGGGAGGCGGGATACGGCGACTACACGATGAAGCCGGACCTGTCGACGCTGCGGCGTACACCCTGGCTGGAAGGCACTGCCCTCGTACTGTGCGACGTGCTGGACCACCATACCCACAAGGAAGTGCCGCATTCGCCGCGCGCCATCCTGAAGCGGCAGGTCAAGCGGCTCGAGGCGATGGGGCTCAAGGCCTTCATGGCAACGGAACTGGAGTTCTTCCTGTTCGACCAAACCTATGACGATGCGCGCGAGAGCGGTTATCGCGACCTGCGGCCCGTCAGCGGTTACAACGAGGACTACCACATCTTCCAGACCACCAAGGAAGAAGACGTGATGCGGGCAATCCGCAACGGTCTGCAGGGTGCCGGCATTCCGGTCGAAAACTCCAAGGGCGAGGCTTCCGCCGGCCAGGAGGAGATCAACGTGCGCTACGCCGACGCGCTGGCGATGGCCGACCGGCACGCAATCATCAAGAACGCCTGCAAGGAGATCGCCTGGCAGCGCGGCAAGGCCATCACCTTCCTTGCCAAGTATAACTACGGCGCAGCCGGATCCTCGTCGCACGTGCACCAGTCGCTCTGGAGCCTCGACGGCAAGACGCCGAAGTTCTACGACTCCGAAGCCAAGTACGGCATGTCCGAGATGATGCGCTGCTACGTGGCCGGTCTGCTGAACCATGCCAGCGAGATCACCTACTTCCTTGCGCCCTACATCAACTCCTACAAGCGCTTCATGGCCGGCACCTTCGCGCCGACCAAGGCTGTTTGGAGCAAGGACAACCGCACCGCCGGCTACCGGCTTTGCGGCGAGGGGAGCAAAGGGATCCGCATCGAATGCCGGGTCGGCGGTTCCGACCTCAACCCCTATCTGGCCATGGCGGCGCTGATTGCGGCCGGGATTGCCGGGATCGAGGGCAAGCTGGAGCTTGAGGCTCCATTCGTCGGCGATGCATACGGTGGCAAGGGCATTCGCGAGATACCGAAGACGCTGCGCGACGCCACGGACTACATGACAAAATCGAAGATGCTGCGCGAGGCCTTCGGCGAGGACGTGATTGACCACTACACCCGTGCCGCCGAGTGGGAGCAGGAAGAATACGACCGCCGCGTAACCGACTGGGAGGTGGCGCGGGGTTTCGAAAGGGCTTAG
- a CDS encoding MurR/RpiR family transcriptional regulator gives MNQASMTVSDVINAHFDALTRAEKQLAASLLDNYPVSGLGSITTVAENAGVSTPTVARMVQKLGYRGFPDFQAHLHHELEATLSSPIAKHDRWAANAPGTHILNRFADAIMNNLRQTLSQVEIEEFDGAAALIADRKRKVYVVGGRITKALADYLFTHLQVIRPNVTQLANNPSSWPHYVLNMKAGDVIVIFDIRRYEQEMETFARIARQRGVEIVLFTDQWASPIAKLAARVFRIHIEAPSAWDSSVVTLFVVEALIEATQSANWGETRERIKSLEELFEASRLFRKPR, from the coding sequence TTGAATCAGGCATCCATGACGGTGTCGGACGTGATCAACGCCCATTTCGACGCGCTTACGCGCGCCGAAAAGCAATTGGCGGCATCGCTTCTCGACAACTATCCCGTCTCCGGCCTCGGCAGCATTACGACTGTCGCGGAGAATGCCGGCGTTTCAACGCCCACCGTCGCCCGCATGGTTCAGAAGCTCGGCTATCGTGGCTTCCCCGACTTCCAGGCGCACCTGCATCACGAACTTGAGGCGACGCTCTCGAGCCCAATCGCCAAGCACGACCGGTGGGCTGCCAATGCCCCGGGAACGCATATCCTCAACCGCTTCGCCGACGCGATCATGAACAACCTGCGCCAGACGTTGTCGCAGGTCGAGATCGAGGAGTTCGATGGCGCAGCTGCGCTGATCGCCGATCGAAAGCGTAAAGTGTATGTCGTGGGGGGGCGCATCACCAAGGCGCTCGCCGACTATCTTTTTACGCACCTGCAGGTGATCCGGCCGAACGTCACCCAGTTGGCCAACAATCCGAGTTCCTGGCCACACTATGTTCTGAACATGAAGGCCGGCGACGTCATCGTCATCTTCGACATCCGGCGCTACGAGCAGGAGATGGAGACCTTCGCCCGCATCGCCCGCCAGCGGGGCGTCGAGATCGTCCTGTTCACCGACCAATGGGCGTCCCCCATCGCCAAGTTGGCAGCGCGTGTTTTTCGCATCCATATTGAGGCGCCGTCCGCGTGGGACTCGTCCGTGGTGACGCTATTCGTGGTCGAGGCACTGATCGAGGCGACGCAGAGCGCAAACTGGGGAGAAACACGCGAACGAATAAAATCGTTGGAGGAACTGTTCGAGGCGAGCCGATTGTTCCGCAAGCCGAGATGA